A window from Candidatus Omnitrophota bacterium encodes these proteins:
- a CDS encoding ATPase, T2SS/T4P/T4SS family, whose translation MILELKNKLTKILIDKGLLKPSDLERALSVQKEKGGSLSDVLVELGLVTRADLMIALSYGLGIPPINLSRYKIDPAVIKLIPKKMARNYKILPLSKIGDTLVLAIADPLNIFFVDDIKTLTGFKISPVIATEKDITEAQRQYYDEDTNVAIEKLVGDMEEARNIKLLDEEVDGAVQSSSELLKITQDAPVVKITNILLAEAVNLRASDVLIEPLQKELRVRYRVDGILHEGRRSPIKLHNAIISRLKVMSDLDIAERRLPQDGRFKVKLHGREIDFRISVIPSSMGEKIALRILDKSQATLDIEKLGFDERSLVEIRKAAARPHGMILICGPTGCGKTTTLYSIMQHVNSPEKNIVTVEDPVEYQIEGVNQVTSLPEIGMTFAAALRSILRQDPNIIMIGEIRDFETADIAIKAALTGHLVLSTLHTTTATGSVIRLINMGVEPFLITSSLVMVGAQRLVRRICPVCKEPYELDAEVAARLNIKPDKGKVVFYRGKGCNNCFKTGYKGRVGLIEVLALTPGIKALVMENAQEHRIREAARREGMMTLRENGVKRVLEGLTTLDEVLRVTVGDQDIPSV comes from the coding sequence ATGATACTCGAACTTAAAAATAAACTTACAAAGATACTTATAGATAAAGGTCTCTTGAAGCCAAGCGATCTTGAGAGGGCGCTTTCCGTCCAGAAGGAGAAGGGTGGAAGCCTGAGCGATGTATTAGTCGAACTTGGACTGGTGACCAGAGCCGATCTTATGATAGCGCTGAGTTACGGCCTGGGCATACCGCCTATCAATCTTTCGCGTTATAAGATAGACCCCGCCGTTATTAAACTTATCCCTAAAAAGATGGCCAGGAATTACAAGATATTGCCTCTATCTAAGATAGGCGATACGCTGGTGCTGGCGATAGCCGATCCTCTCAATATATTTTTCGTAGACGATATAAAAACGCTTACGGGTTTTAAAATAAGTCCGGTTATTGCCACCGAAAAGGATATAACGGAGGCACAGAGGCAATATTACGATGAAGACACCAATGTGGCCATCGAAAAACTTGTCGGAGATATGGAAGAGGCCAGGAATATAAAACTGCTGGATGAAGAGGTGGATGGTGCCGTGCAAAGCTCGTCCGAACTTTTAAAGATAACGCAGGATGCGCCTGTCGTGAAGATAACGAATATTCTTCTCGCGGAGGCGGTAAATTTAAGAGCGAGCGATGTTCTTATCGAGCCTTTACAGAAGGAGTTGAGGGTTCGTTACAGGGTGGACGGCATATTGCATGAAGGCAGGCGATCTCCTATAAAACTTCACAATGCCATAATATCGCGGTTGAAGGTAATGTCGGATCTTGACATAGCCGAGAGGCGCCTGCCTCAGGATGGCAGGTTTAAGGTTAAACTGCATGGAAGAGAGATCGATTTTAGAATATCGGTTATACCGTCAAGCATGGGTGAGAAGATAGCGTTGAGGATATTGGATAAGTCCCAGGCGACGCTCGATATAGAAAAACTGGGTTTCGATGAAAGATCTCTCGTGGAGATAAGAAAAGCGGCCGCCAGGCCTCACGGCATGATACTAATTTGCGGCCCGACGGGATGCGGTAAGACCACGACCCTGTATTCGATCATGCAACACGTGAATTCTCCGGAAAAAAATATCGTTACGGTAGAAGATCCGGTTGAATATCAAATAGAGGGAGTGAATCAGGTTACCTCTTTGCCCGAAATAGGGATGACGTTTGCCGCGGCGCTGAGATCGATCCTCAGACAGGATCCTAATATCATAATGATAGGCGAAATAAGGGATTTCGAGACCGCGGATATAGCTATAAAGGCGGCATTAACGGGGCATCTGGTTTTGAGTACCCTGCACACCACCACCGCGACCGGTTCCGTCATACGCCTTATAAATATGGGTGTTGAGCCTTTTCTGATAACCTCTTCACTTGTAATGGTCGGCGCCCAGAGACTGGTCCGGCGCATATGTCCGGTGTGCAAAGAGCCATACGAACTTGATGCGGAAGTCGCCGCACGGCTCAATATAAAACCGGATAAAGGCAAAGTGGTATTTTACAGAGGTAAGGGATGTAATAACTGTTTCAAGACGGGGTATAAAGGCAGGGTAGGTTTGATTGAGGTACTTGCTTTGACTCCGGGTATCAAAGCGCTTGTTATGGAAAATGCTCAGGAACACCGTATACGCGAAGCGGCCCGGCGCGAAGGCATGATGACGTTAAGAGAAAATGGCGTTAAGAGAGTGTTAGAGGGGCTTACCACGCTGGATGAGGTTTTGCGCGTAACTGTTGGAGATCAGGACATCCCCTCCGTATAA
- a CDS encoding diguanylate cyclase, producing the protein MGIFKKIASANKGLRYKLLLAFSLMSIIPLLACTYIISLYVFPQIDSLATTSIVIFVSILIALLGLFLARSLVDPVIDMAIEANMIANGQYDRSLRAQSDDEVGNLAASINVMTQKIKTNLDELKSYGQKMREINTDVHKKVLALSSLLQIGDVISSGSIKLEPILEMAVEKASLLFDTGFCVLYTAKDSESDFICTVESGEDAEGLKEITIKRKAHGFLENAVTARSILAIDAGSKQSKDTEDFKAKYSIKCFIAIPIYSGRRNFGLLMIGSRVAEQRYRNEDVELAKVFAKQIVIAIESDLLNKKTDELEIKDELTDLYNKNFILSRLAEEIKRAIFYQRPCSFVIFGIDDFVGFRNTHGELAAEEALRRVAKLIRDNMVPIGKAARISADEFAILLPEKNKKESYNIAEEIRKKIEASNFVKTGTGTLTVSGGVSENPLDGATGEELFKKADALLREAKTSGKNRVIM; encoded by the coding sequence ATGGGTATCTTTAAAAAGATAGCGTCTGCGAATAAGGGTCTCAGATATAAGCTGTTGCTCGCCTTCAGCCTAATGTCTATAATACCGCTACTTGCCTGCACATATATCATCTCGTTATACGTATTTCCTCAGATAGATTCGTTGGCCACTACCAGTATAGTTATATTTGTATCAATATTAATAGCCCTGCTCGGCTTATTTCTTGCCAGGAGCTTGGTCGATCCCGTCATTGATATGGCTATCGAGGCGAATATGATAGCTAACGGGCAGTACGATAGGAGCCTGCGCGCCCAAAGCGATGACGAGGTGGGAAACCTGGCCGCATCGATAAATGTTATGACGCAAAAGATAAAGACCAATCTCGACGAATTGAAGTCGTACGGCCAGAAGATGAGAGAGATCAATACGGATGTGCATAAAAAAGTCCTGGCCCTATCGAGCCTTTTGCAAATAGGCGATGTGATATCTTCGGGTTCCATAAAACTTGAGCCGATCCTTGAGATGGCGGTGGAGAAGGCGTCGCTTCTTTTCGACACAGGTTTCTGCGTTTTGTATACGGCTAAAGATAGCGAATCGGACTTTATATGCACGGTAGAATCAGGAGAGGATGCCGAGGGATTGAAGGAGATTACTATAAAAAGAAAGGCGCATGGTTTTTTGGAGAATGCGGTGACGGCCCGTTCCATTCTGGCGATCGATGCCGGTTCGAAGCAATCTAAAGATACCGAAGATTTTAAGGCGAAATACAGCATCAAGTGTTTTATCGCCATACCCATATATTCAGGAAGGAGGAACTTCGGCCTTTTGATGATAGGAAGCAGGGTTGCCGAACAGAGGTACAGGAATGAAGACGTGGAGTTGGCCAAGGTTTTTGCAAAACAGATCGTAATAGCTATCGAGAGCGATCTTCTTAATAAAAAGACCGACGAGCTGGAAATAAAAGACGAATTAACCGACCTGTATAACAAGAATTTCATACTTAGCAGGCTTGCCGAAGAGATAAAGCGGGCCATATTTTACCAGAGGCCGTGTTCATTTGTTATATTTGGTATAGATGATTTTGTCGGATTCAGGAATACGCATGGAGAGCTGGCCGCGGAAGAAGCGCTCCGGCGCGTGGCGAAGCTTATACGGGATAATATGGTGCCGATAGGCAAGGCCGCCAGAATATCGGCGGATGAATTCGCGATACTGCTTCCGGAAAAGAATAAGAAAGAGTCTTACAATATTGCCGAGGAGATACGGAAAAAAATAGAAGCATCCAATTTTGTCAAGACGGGCACCGGAACATTGACGGTAAGCGGAGGCGTTAGCGAGAATCCGTTAGACGGCGCTACGGGCGAAGAGTTATTTAAAAAGGCTGACGCTTTATTGAGAGAAGCCAAGACGTCCGGCAAAAACAGGGTGATAATGTAA
- the rodA gene encoding rod shape-determining protein RodA has translation MNRHKDFDKLLIIMAFVIFAIGVAAIYSATKAKNLPVADSFFFRQISWMGIAVTLLALIVSISYQRFVDMAYVLYGANLALLVLVLVLGHARMGAQRWFSVGGFAFQPSEFIKLTLILALSNYVAAKKGRMSELRNLLIPTILLAVPFVLVLLQPDLGTALLLIPVFFAIMVVGGAQLKYLGAMILVGLAGLPFFWHFLRDYQRQRLMVFVNPNIDPLGAGYTIIQSKIAVGSGGLFGKGWLNGTQNQLNFIPERHTDFIFSVIGEEWGFLGAAALLLMYFFIVKRAFNIADLTSDIYGKAIASGVGVMIGLQVVINISMTIGLMPVVGIPLPMISYGGSSLITTVVAIGLLLNVGLRRSTF, from the coding sequence ATGAACAGGCATAAGGATTTTGACAAATTATTGATTATCATGGCGTTTGTAATATTTGCGATAGGAGTTGCCGCCATATACAGCGCCACAAAAGCGAAGAATCTGCCGGTTGCGGACAGCTTTTTTTTCAGGCAGATAAGTTGGATGGGTATTGCCGTCACGCTTCTGGCTCTGATAGTGTCCATTTCTTATCAGAGGTTCGTAGATATGGCGTATGTTTTGTACGGGGCTAATCTCGCGCTTCTTGTATTAGTTTTGGTGTTGGGCCATGCGCGTATGGGGGCTCAAAGATGGTTTTCAGTAGGCGGGTTTGCCTTCCAGCCTTCCGAATTTATAAAATTGACTCTTATACTTGCGCTCTCTAATTATGTGGCGGCAAAGAAAGGCCGTATGTCGGAACTGCGGAATCTTTTAATACCGACGATTCTTCTTGCGGTGCCATTTGTACTCGTCCTGTTGCAACCCGACCTGGGCACAGCTTTATTATTGATACCGGTATTTTTCGCTATAATGGTTGTCGGCGGCGCACAGCTTAAATATTTAGGGGCCATGATACTCGTGGGGCTGGCAGGCCTTCCGTTTTTCTGGCACTTCCTGCGCGATTATCAGCGTCAGCGTCTCATGGTATTTGTAAATCCGAACATAGATCCTCTGGGTGCCGGTTATACGATAATCCAATCGAAGATCGCGGTCGGTTCCGGAGGGCTCTTCGGTAAAGGGTGGCTGAATGGAACGCAGAATCAGCTTAATTTTATTCCCGAGAGGCATACAGATTTTATTTTTTCGGTTATAGGCGAAGAATGGGGATTTCTGGGCGCGGCGGCTCTATTGCTCATGTATTTTTTTATAGTGAAGCGGGCGTTCAATATAGCGGATCTGACGAGCGATATTTATGGCAAGGCGATAGCATCCGGTGTTGGAGTAATGATAGGACTGCAGGTGGTCATAAACATATCGATGACTATCGGGCTCATGCCGGTAGTGGGCATACCTTTGCCGATGATAAGCTACGGCGGCTCATCGCTCATTACGACCGTCGTCGCGATCGGGCTACTTCTGAACGTCGGCCTGCGCCGTTCGACGTTTTGA
- the mrdA gene encoding penicillin-binding protein 2: MKDRILIIIVSVLFVLLGMGLFYNQVIRFGYYSHLSKNNSIRILPIDGPRGNIFDRNGTPVVSNRISFDVAVVYQELRNRQKLITALVETLKLPGRDMVRALDKARARPYAPITILEDIDKNKAIMLEEAGFDLDGLTIETRSKRNYLYGNIASHVFGYLSEISEDELEDLKDYGYRMRDLIGRSGLEKYYETDLKGTDGGTQIEVDSRGRETRILGVKEPSNGKDLYLTLDISLQSVCDRLLGERKGAICVIDPRNGEILVLVSHPAFDPNVFVDPELSDQRVRLLKDRVGRPMSNRAISGLYPPGSIFKVVTASAAMETKKIKAFTRFFCPGSYQLGKTKFDCWKSEGHGSQNVVEGLMNSCDVFFYNAGRSAGVDAMEAYSKLFGLGRSTGIDLPDEVNGIAPGRAWKKSFRNAPWYEGDTVNYSIGQGYLLVTPIQATIMTSVIANNGRLVRPYIVKRVGDTAMIHQEPKYIGLKADTMRAIREGLYQVVNDENGTGKRAKVEGVVVAGKTGTAENPHGRTHAWFAGFAPYDNPRVCLVVFLEHGGKGGLEPAEIARGIFEEARKKGYL; encoded by the coding sequence GTGAAGGACAGAATACTTATTATTATAGTCAGCGTTCTGTTCGTCTTGTTGGGCATGGGCCTCTTCTACAATCAGGTGATAAGATTTGGTTACTACTCGCATCTCTCAAAAAATAATTCGATAAGGATATTGCCTATAGACGGCCCGCGGGGTAACATTTTTGACAGGAACGGAACGCCGGTTGTTTCCAATCGGATATCTTTCGACGTCGCGGTGGTGTATCAGGAATTACGGAACAGGCAAAAATTGATAACCGCTCTCGTCGAAACGCTTAAACTGCCGGGCAGGGATATGGTTCGCGCGCTTGATAAAGCCAGGGCGAGGCCTTATGCGCCGATAACAATTCTGGAGGATATAGATAAGAATAAGGCCATCATGCTTGAGGAGGCGGGATTCGACCTGGACGGGTTAACCATAGAAACGCGTTCGAAAAGGAATTATCTCTACGGCAATATCGCTAGTCATGTTTTTGGTTACTTAAGCGAGATAAGCGAAGACGAACTGGAGGATCTGAAGGACTATGGCTACAGGATGCGGGATCTTATCGGGCGCTCAGGCCTTGAAAAATATTATGAGACAGATCTCAAGGGGACCGATGGCGGAACCCAGATAGAGGTCGACAGTCGCGGCAGGGAGACGCGGATACTGGGCGTAAAAGAGCCGTCGAATGGTAAAGACCTGTATCTTACGCTGGACATATCCCTGCAGTCGGTTTGCGATAGGCTTCTGGGTGAAAGAAAAGGGGCCATATGCGTTATCGATCCACGTAACGGAGAAATCCTGGTTCTTGTCAGCCATCCGGCATTCGATCCGAATGTCTTTGTCGATCCGGAATTATCGGATCAGAGGGTGAGATTATTGAAAGACCGGGTGGGTCGCCCCATGTCGAACAGGGCCATATCAGGACTTTATCCGCCGGGTTCGATATTTAAAGTGGTGACGGCTTCCGCCGCGATGGAAACGAAAAAAATAAAAGCATTTACCAGATTTTTTTGTCCGGGAAGTTATCAGTTGGGCAAAACTAAATTCGACTGTTGGAAGAGCGAAGGGCACGGTTCGCAAAATGTCGTAGAAGGGCTCATGAACTCCTGCGACGTGTTTTTTTATAACGCAGGCCGCTCTGCCGGCGTCGATGCTATGGAGGCGTACTCAAAATTATTCGGTCTTGGCCGTTCGACGGGTATAGATCTGCCGGACGAAGTTAACGGGATAGCGCCGGGGCGAGCATGGAAGAAAAGTTTCAGAAATGCGCCGTGGTATGAAGGGGATACGGTAAACTATTCGATAGGCCAGGGATATCTTCTGGTAACCCCGATACAGGCTACGATCATGACGAGCGTTATAGCCAATAACGGGCGTCTTGTCAGGCCATATATTGTAAAACGGGTCGGGGATACTGCCATGATCCATCAGGAGCCAAAATATATCGGGTTGAAAGCCGATACTATGAGGGCGATACGCGAAGGGTTGTATCAGGTTGTGAATGATGAGAATGGTACCGGCAAGCGCGCCAAGGTTGAAGGTGTTGTAGTCGCCGGCAAGACCGGTACGGCAGAGAATCCGCATGGCCGGACGCACGCATGGTTCGCCGGGTTCGCGCCGTATGATAATCCGCGTGTATGTCTTGTCGTGTTTTTAGAGCATGGCGGTAAAGGCGGTTTGGAACCGGCCGAAATAGCGCGCGGTATATTTGAGGAAGCGAGAAAAAAAGGGTACCTGTAA
- a CDS encoding type IV pilus twitching motility protein PilT, producing the protein MTNDMNKYLNLMVEKNASDIHIGAGMPVHLRVDEVLVPADTNVLTVEDARNLIYSLLSSEQKQKFERELELDMSFGIAGVGRFRVNVFKQRSSVSASMRLIPHEVWSFEQCGLPSSTVLDFCNRPKGLVLVTGATGSGKSTSLASMVDWINKNRACHIVTMEDPIEFLYNNKKAIIDQREIYSDSHSFGAALKHVLRQDPDVILIGEMRDLETIESALIVAETGHLVFATLHTSDCVQTINRIIDVFPAHQQQQIRTQLSFVLLGVMSQQLIPKASGQGRVLATEVLVVTPAIRSLIRESKAHQIYSVIQTSQKDGMKTMNQSLYELYQKKLISSDEMLARSTDPEDLKRIFKK; encoded by the coding sequence ATGACCAACGATATGAATAAATATCTGAATTTGATGGTCGAAAAGAACGCGTCCGATATTCATATAGGCGCCGGCATGCCTGTGCATTTGAGGGTTGATGAAGTGCTTGTGCCCGCAGATACAAATGTGCTTACGGTTGAAGACGCCAGGAACCTTATCTATAGTCTTCTGTCGAGTGAACAGAAACAGAAATTCGAACGGGAACTGGAACTCGATATGTCTTTTGGCATCGCAGGGGTGGGGCGGTTCAGAGTGAATGTTTTTAAACAGAGAAGTTCAGTATCCGCCTCGATGCGGCTTATCCCGCATGAAGTATGGTCGTTCGAGCAATGCGGCCTGCCATCTTCGACTGTGCTGGATTTTTGCAACAGGCCAAAGGGCTTGGTGCTGGTAACTGGCGCGACGGGTAGCGGAAAGTCCACAAGCCTTGCGTCCATGGTCGATTGGATAAATAAGAACCGGGCTTGTCACATCGTTACGATGGAAGACCCGATAGAGTTTCTGTATAATAATAAGAAGGCTATAATAGACCAGCGCGAGATATACAGTGATAGTCATTCTTTCGGCGCGGCACTCAAGCACGTTTTGCGTCAGGATCCCGATGTTATATTGATAGGCGAAATGCGCGATCTTGAGACGATCGAGTCGGCGCTTATTGTAGCCGAGACCGGACATCTTGTCTTCGCGACGCTTCATACATCCGATTGTGTCCAGACGATAAACAGGATAATCGACGTATTCCCCGCCCATCAACAACAGCAGATAAGGACACAGCTGTCATTTGTCCTCCTCGGCGTGATGTCACAGCAACTCATTCCTAAGGCTTCGGGCCAGGGCCGGGTGCTGGCTACTGAGGTGCTGGTCGTTACACCGGCGATCAGAAGCCTTATCAGGGAATCAAAGGCTCATCAAATATATTCCGTCATACAAACTTCGCAGAAAGACGGGATGAAGACGATGAACCAGTCTCTTTATGAATTGTATCAAAAGAAACTTATATCGAGCGATGAGATGCTCGCTCGCAGTACGGATCCCGAAGACCTAAAAAGGATCTTTAAGAAATAA
- the mreD gene encoding rod shape-determining protein MreD has product MYKINRFQIYLVLFTALFLQGAVFNHLRVFGARPDLLLIAVVFFGLFLGPGAGLEAGFAAGLFKDIFALDFFWINAGIMGITGFIVGMLNTQFFKESKRADFMLVFIFTIFSMSLHYAIAAILSNSIALNFREFFISSVIPTAAYTGLVSIPVCVKLLDIYRLKETGDYL; this is encoded by the coding sequence GTGTATAAAATAAACAGGTTCCAGATATATCTCGTGCTCTTTACGGCGCTTTTTTTACAGGGGGCCGTTTTTAATCATCTCAGAGTATTCGGCGCCCGTCCGGATCTTTTGCTTATAGCCGTTGTTTTTTTCGGTCTTTTCCTAGGGCCGGGGGCCGGGCTGGAGGCCGGTTTTGCGGCAGGACTTTTTAAGGATATATTCGCTCTGGACTTTTTCTGGATAAATGCCGGCATAATGGGCATAACCGGATTTATCGTAGGAATGCTGAATACCCAATTTTTCAAAGAGTCCAAAAGAGCGGATTTTATGCTTGTTTTTATTTTTACGATATTTTCCATGTCTTTGCATTATGCCATAGCGGCGATCCTGTCCAATTCCATAGCGCTTAACTTCCGCGAGTTTTTCATAAGTTCCGTTATCCCTACCGCCGCATATACAGGTCTCGTATCTATTCCAGTATGCGTGAAGTTGCTCGACATCTACCGTTTAAAAGAGACGGGTGATTACCTGTGA
- a CDS encoding TIGR03960 family B12-binding radical SAM protein, with translation MDNEKLNELLLTVQKPGRYVGGEWNAVRKEWTPARTKFLLAFPDVYEVGMSNLGMKILYGILNGRDDCLCERVFSPWRDFEAVLRNNGISIFSLESRRPIKDFDIIGFNLSYELSYTNVLNMLDLGGIPKLSSERSAGEPLVIAGGSAVFNPEPMADFIDAFVIGDGEDAVSEILETYNRYKADRKDLLRQLAKIKGVYVPSLYGVEYNEDGTIRKFFSTDPAAPEKIEKRTIKDLDDAFYPVKQVVPNVQVVHDRLAIEIMRGCKHGCAFCQAQAIYRPCRERSKERILKIATEAYQMTGYDEISLLSLSSIDHSGLKDIIDALNREFSGKSVSISVPSLRIEDALKDVPFLISKVKKSGLTFAPEAGSDRMRKLVNKNISIDNLFAALSESFRAGWRHVKLYFMIGLPQEGAEDIQGIIDLIYKVSDARREVDGKSANVTASINAFIPKPHTRLERSAMDNIGSLEEKRIALRKSMKSKFVEIDFHPFNMSFIEAVFARGDRRLGKAIFEAWKKGAKFDGWQDIFNIGLWTDSFAATGIDPAFYANRARQQEETLPWSFIKL, from the coding sequence ATGGATAACGAAAAGCTGAACGAATTGCTATTGACGGTTCAAAAACCCGGACGATATGTCGGCGGGGAATGGAACGCTGTCCGCAAAGAATGGACGCCCGCCCGGACAAAATTCCTGCTCGCGTTTCCCGACGTGTATGAAGTGGGTATGTCCAACCTCGGCATGAAGATACTTTACGGCATACTCAACGGCCGCGATGATTGCCTGTGCGAACGTGTCTTCTCGCCATGGCGCGATTTCGAAGCGGTTTTGCGTAATAACGGCATCAGTATTTTTTCGCTCGAATCCCGTCGGCCCATAAAAGATTTCGACATAATAGGTTTTAATCTCAGCTATGAACTAAGCTATACGAACGTTCTTAATATGCTGGATCTCGGCGGCATCCCAAAGCTATCTTCGGAACGCTCTGCCGGTGAGCCGCTTGTTATAGCTGGCGGCTCTGCTGTATTTAACCCCGAGCCCATGGCCGATTTCATAGACGCGTTCGTTATAGGGGACGGAGAAGATGCTGTGTCGGAAATACTGGAAACGTATAACAGATACAAAGCCGACCGGAAAGATCTATTAAGACAATTGGCAAAGATAAAAGGCGTCTATGTTCCGTCGTTGTATGGCGTCGAATACAATGAAGACGGAACGATACGAAAGTTTTTTTCAACCGATCCCGCCGCGCCGGAAAAAATCGAAAAACGTACGATTAAAGATTTGGATGACGCTTTTTATCCTGTAAAACAGGTCGTGCCGAACGTGCAGGTTGTTCATGACAGATTGGCCATAGAGATAATGCGAGGCTGTAAACACGGCTGTGCCTTTTGTCAGGCCCAGGCCATCTACAGGCCGTGCCGCGAGAGGTCGAAAGAGCGTATTCTGAAGATTGCCACAGAGGCGTACCAAATGACCGGATACGACGAAATATCGCTCCTTTCACTATCGAGCATAGACCATTCAGGACTGAAAGACATAATAGACGCGCTGAACCGCGAATTCAGCGGTAAATCGGTTTCGATATCCGTTCCGTCGTTAAGGATAGAGGACGCCTTAAAAGATGTCCCGTTCCTTATCTCAAAAGTCAAAAAATCCGGCCTTACATTTGCCCCCGAAGCGGGGAGCGACCGCATGCGAAAGCTCGTTAACAAGAATATCAGTATTGACAATTTGTTCGCCGCGCTCTCCGAATCTTTCCGCGCCGGGTGGCGTCATGTTAAACTCTATTTTATGATAGGCCTGCCTCAGGAAGGGGCGGAGGATATTCAGGGCATAATCGATCTTATATACAAGGTGTCCGATGCCAGAAGGGAAGTTGACGGAAAGTCGGCAAATGTTACCGCCAGTATAAACGCTTTTATACCGAAGCCGCATACCCGGCTCGAACGCTCAGCCATGGATAATATCGGGTCGCTGGAAGAGAAGAGGATTGCGCTGAGGAAATCGATGAAGTCTAAATTTGTTGAAATCGATTTTCATCCATTTAATATGAGTTTCATAGAGGCTGTTTTTGCCAGGGGTGATAGGCGATTGGGGAAAGCTATCTTTGAGGCATGGAAAAAAGGCGCTAAATTCGACGGTTGGCAGGATATATTCAATATTGGTCTCTGGACGGATTCATTCGCGGCCACAGGGATCGACCCCGCATTCTACGCGAACAGGGCACGACAGCAGGAAGAAACCTTGCCGTGGAGCTTCATAAAGTTATAG